The following coding sequences lie in one Rhizobium rhododendri genomic window:
- a CDS encoding ABC transporter ATP-binding protein, with translation MNTVRPIISIDGVTKRFAGPHSLARRLAGKPALAVHALSDVNLEVNSGETLGIVGESGCGKSTLARCMVRLLDPDGGAIRFEGKDIADLKPSERRGFNRRVQMIFQDPYSSLNPRMTVAQIIGEALGVHNMRPKADIPGRIAELLELVRLPQDAAGRYPHEFSGGQRQRIGIARALAVEPEVIVADELVSALDVSVQAQVVNLLLQLQEQLQLTVVFVAHDLRLVRHISHRVAVMYLGQVMEVSPSEALFTSPRHPYSKALLDAAPELDPTRRTRTAATRGELPSPMNLPVGCPFAGRCPHVFERCLVERPVLTPRGNGQSAACHLTEFGAPQTLSNA, from the coding sequence ATGAACACGGTAAGGCCGATCATATCCATCGATGGCGTCACCAAGCGCTTTGCAGGCCCCCATTCGCTCGCGCGCCGGCTGGCGGGCAAGCCGGCGCTTGCGGTTCATGCGCTCAGCGACGTCAACCTCGAGGTCAACAGCGGCGAGACACTGGGTATCGTCGGCGAATCCGGCTGCGGAAAGTCTACGCTGGCGCGCTGCATGGTTCGCCTGCTCGATCCGGACGGTGGTGCTATCCGCTTCGAGGGCAAGGATATTGCTGACCTGAAACCGTCGGAACGGCGTGGCTTCAACCGGCGCGTCCAGATGATCTTTCAAGATCCCTACAGCTCCCTCAACCCGCGCATGACCGTTGCCCAGATCATCGGCGAGGCGCTCGGGGTTCACAACATGCGGCCGAAGGCTGACATACCGGGCCGTATTGCCGAATTGCTCGAACTTGTGCGTCTGCCGCAGGACGCCGCCGGCCGTTATCCGCACGAATTCTCCGGCGGACAACGCCAGCGCATCGGCATTGCCCGCGCGCTCGCGGTCGAGCCCGAGGTCATCGTCGCCGACGAGCTAGTCTCGGCTCTCGACGTCTCCGTCCAGGCGCAGGTGGTCAACCTCTTGCTGCAACTGCAGGAACAGCTGCAGCTCACCGTGGTTTTCGTGGCCCACGACCTGAGGCTTGTGCGTCACATCTCGCATCGCGTCGCCGTCATGTACCTCGGTCAGGTCATGGAGGTGAGCCCGTCTGAGGCGCTGTTCACCTCGCCTCGCCACCCCTATTCCAAGGCCTTGCTGGATGCGGCGCCCGAGCTAGACCCGACCCGCCGTACGCGTACGGCTGCCACCCGTGGCGAACTGCCGAGCCCGATGAACCTGCCTGTCGGCTGCCCCTTTGCCGGCCGCTGTCCCCATGTCTTCGAGCGCTGCCTCGTCGAGCGACCCGTGCTGACGCCGCGTGGCAACGGCCAGTCCGCCGCCTGCCACCTGACCGAGTTCGGTGCACCCCAAACGCTATCCAACGCCTAG
- a CDS encoding ABC transporter permease: MSAVTDAPRAKWRLKPRTWPKTLVFGGLILLASLLLAFFPSWFAPYDPIAFDYNALLKGPTWAHPFGTDSFGRDVLSRVIHAYTIDMQIAVFATTGPFIFGTLVGAFVGYAGGITEIIFGRIVDAVLTFPFLVLVIAVVSVLGPGLGNMYVAIGVVGWVFYARIVAAEVKVQKRLDYADAGRVMGYTPTRIVFRHLLPNAITPAIVYWMTDMALAILLGSSLGYLGLGAQPPASEWGVQIADGKNYMTTAWWISVFPGVSIVLTGLGFSLAGDGVAELLRIRR; the protein is encoded by the coding sequence ATGAGTGCCGTCACCGATGCCCCGCGCGCGAAGTGGCGATTGAAGCCCCGGACATGGCCGAAGACGCTGGTCTTCGGCGGCCTCATCCTGCTGGCCAGCCTGCTGCTCGCCTTTTTCCCGTCGTGGTTCGCGCCCTACGATCCCATCGCCTTCGATTATAACGCGCTGCTGAAAGGTCCAACCTGGGCTCATCCGTTTGGCACCGACAGTTTCGGCCGCGATGTGCTGTCGCGGGTGATCCATGCCTATACGATCGACATGCAGATCGCCGTCTTTGCCACCACCGGCCCCTTCATCTTCGGGACCCTCGTCGGCGCCTTCGTAGGCTATGCCGGCGGGATAACCGAGATCATCTTCGGACGCATCGTCGATGCCGTCCTGACATTTCCGTTTCTGGTTCTGGTCATTGCCGTGGTTTCTGTCCTGGGGCCGGGGCTCGGCAACATGTATGTGGCGATCGGCGTCGTTGGCTGGGTGTTCTATGCCCGCATCGTCGCTGCCGAGGTCAAGGTTCAGAAGCGGCTGGATTACGCCGATGCCGGCCGGGTCATGGGCTACACGCCGACGCGCATCGTCTTCCGCCACCTGCTGCCGAACGCCATCACGCCGGCCATCGTCTACTGGATGACCGACATGGCGCTCGCCATCCTGCTCGGCTCCAGCCTCGGATATCTCGGCCTCGGTGCGCAGCCGCCGGCCTCCGAATGGGGCGTGCAGATCGCCGATGGCAAGAACTACATGACGACGGCTTGGTGGATCTCCGTTTTCCCCGGTGTCTCCATCGTCCTGACCGGACTGGGGTTCAGCCTCGCAGGCGATGGCGTCGCCGAACTTTTGAGGATACGCCGATGA
- a CDS encoding ABC transporter permease yields MFSYIVRRILQMIPTIVFILIVTFVLIRLLPGDPASAMLGDRARDADVLRINASLGLDKPVIVQFFYFVRRIATGDLGDSITLKTPVVDLIAQRMPVTLMLIGMAAVIALLLAVPLAFVAALRREKTADTVIRGTFQVGLSMPVFYIGILLLTLFAANLKWFPVGGYGDTFGSKLYHLFLPALTLALSFAAVLMRNLRTAIIGVINAEYVDFARSKGLKSRVILIRHVLRNALISTITLFGLQIGSLLGGGVITETVFAVPGAGRLMIDSIYGRDYPVLQGLAIALAVLVSLTFLVTDIVQAWLDPRVAR; encoded by the coding sequence TTGTTCAGTTATATAGTCCGTCGCATTCTGCAGATGATCCCGACCATCGTGTTCATTCTGATCGTGACTTTCGTGTTGATCCGGCTTCTGCCCGGCGACCCAGCCAGCGCCATGCTCGGAGACCGCGCCCGGGATGCCGATGTCCTGCGCATCAATGCCAGCCTCGGCCTCGACAAACCCGTGATCGTGCAGTTTTTCTACTTTGTCCGTCGTATAGCCACCGGTGACCTCGGCGATTCGATCACGCTGAAGACACCGGTCGTCGATCTGATCGCGCAGCGAATGCCCGTCACTCTGATGTTGATCGGCATGGCTGCGGTGATTGCGCTGCTGCTTGCCGTGCCGCTCGCCTTCGTCGCCGCCCTTCGCCGCGAGAAGACCGCCGATACCGTCATCCGCGGCACCTTCCAGGTCGGGCTTTCCATGCCGGTGTTCTATATCGGCATCCTGCTGCTGACGCTGTTTGCCGCAAACCTCAAATGGTTTCCGGTCGGCGGCTATGGCGATACGTTCGGCAGCAAGCTCTACCACCTGTTCTTGCCCGCTCTGACTCTGGCCCTGAGCTTTGCCGCCGTGCTGATGCGCAACCTGCGCACCGCCATCATCGGCGTCATCAATGCCGAGTATGTCGATTTTGCTCGCTCAAAGGGTCTGAAATCCCGCGTCATTCTCATCCGTCACGTGCTACGTAACGCGCTTATCTCGACAATCACCCTGTTCGGCCTGCAAATCGGCTCGCTGCTTGGCGGCGGGGTCATTACCGAGACGGTGTTTGCGGTTCCCGGTGCGGGTCGCTTGATGATCGACAGTATCTACGGCCGCGATTATCCCGTGTTGCAGGGCCTCGCCATCGCGCTCGCCGTGCTGGTGTCGCTGACCTTCCTGGTGACCGATATCGTCCAGGCCTGGCTCGATCCGAGGGTGGCCCGATGA
- a CDS encoding creatininase family protein, translating into MKISDTNWQQIEAYLKTDDRAILPLGSTEQHAHLSLSVDSILAEKIALDAAEPLGLPVFPVLAYGITPYFLAYPGTISLRQETYIRIVRDILDGLRLQGFRRILIVNGHGGNQPAGSLAVEWMADNPDTSVKFHNWWNAPKTFAKVQEIDTVASHASWMENFPWTRLPGVVQSTQQKPMVDLAHMRAMNPAGVKALLGDGNFGGYYERPDEEMQAIWDVAVTETRELLEGGWA; encoded by the coding sequence ATGAAGATCTCCGACACCAACTGGCAGCAGATCGAGGCCTACCTGAAGACCGACGACCGGGCGATCCTGCCGCTTGGCAGCACCGAGCAGCATGCTCATCTGTCGCTGTCGGTCGACTCGATCCTGGCCGAGAAAATTGCCCTCGATGCCGCCGAGCCGCTGGGTCTTCCGGTGTTTCCGGTGCTTGCCTACGGCATCACGCCCTATTTCCTCGCCTATCCCGGCACCATCAGCCTGCGCCAGGAGACCTATATCCGCATCGTCCGCGATATCCTCGATGGACTGCGCTTGCAGGGTTTTCGGCGCATCCTCATCGTCAACGGCCATGGCGGCAACCAGCCGGCAGGCAGCCTGGCGGTCGAATGGATGGCCGACAATCCCGACACATCGGTCAAGTTCCACAACTGGTGGAACGCACCCAAGACCTTTGCCAAGGTGCAGGAGATCGACACCGTCGCCTCGCATGCGTCGTGGATGGAGAATTTTCCCTGGACGCGCCTGCCGGGCGTCGTCCAATCGACCCAACAGAAGCCGATGGTCGATCTCGCCCACATGCGAGCGATGAACCCCGCAGGTGTCAAAGCCCTGCTCGGCGACGGCAACTTCGGCGGCTACTACGAGCGGCCGGATGAGGAAATGCAGGCGATCTGGGATGTGGCGGTGACGGAAACACGTGAGCTTCTCGAAGGAGGCTGGGCATGA
- a CDS encoding ABC transporter substrate-binding protein gives MKTIAKAALVAGLLLGTSLSAHAVERGGTLNYGRYADSLFLEPVLNDANVDIWVLSNLYDTLLLPTDDGKGVQAGLASAWKLADDGLSVTLTLRDGIKFSDGTPITPQDVAWSLKRAAKPDNGEWTFIVGSIGDVTTEGDKTVVIKLKNTDPAILTALTVFNTGIMPQKAFEAAAGTTEAEKAKAFAEHPIGSGPFMLKSWDRGSTMKLVRNPYYWGMGEDGKPLPYLDGINFEVIPDDATRILKLNSGELDGAEFIPYSRVDELKSAGNLNMELYPSTRVQYITLNTRPQLNGKDNPLSNAKVREAMNYAANKEAIIQIVTHGVGKPMTSYMSSATPLHTGDKPLFPYDIDKAKSLMKEAGFESGFSTSLLVLAGNQDEIGIATALQQMWAQIGIKLELQQVDNASRTAQYRAGTFAMRESAWTDDIADPNEITSYFVYSPNIGALHTGWKSEEADKLFEASQKEIDVTKRAADYARIQAIYNAEGPIVPLYETPYPVALSKKVHGFLQIPLGNNIFTKTWLDK, from the coding sequence ATGAAAACGATCGCCAAGGCGGCCCTCGTCGCCGGACTTCTTCTGGGCACCAGCTTGTCGGCCCATGCCGTCGAGCGCGGCGGCACCCTGAATTACGGCCGCTACGCCGACAGCCTTTTCCTGGAACCCGTGCTCAACGACGCCAATGTCGATATCTGGGTCCTGTCCAATCTCTACGACACGCTGCTGTTGCCGACCGACGACGGCAAGGGCGTTCAGGCCGGTCTTGCGTCCGCCTGGAAGCTTGCCGATGACGGCCTCAGCGTCACACTGACGCTGCGCGACGGGATCAAGTTTTCCGATGGCACGCCGATCACCCCCCAGGACGTGGCCTGGTCGCTGAAGCGCGCCGCCAAGCCTGACAATGGCGAGTGGACCTTCATCGTCGGCTCCATCGGCGACGTGACGACGGAGGGCGACAAGACAGTTGTCATCAAGCTGAAGAACACCGATCCGGCGATCCTGACGGCGCTGACCGTCTTCAACACAGGCATCATGCCGCAAAAGGCATTCGAAGCCGCTGCCGGCACGACAGAGGCAGAAAAGGCCAAGGCCTTTGCCGAGCATCCGATCGGTTCCGGCCCGTTCATGCTGAAGTCCTGGGATCGCGGCTCGACCATGAAGCTGGTGCGAAACCCTTATTACTGGGGCATGGGCGAAGACGGTAAGCCGCTGCCTTATCTCGACGGCATCAACTTCGAAGTCATCCCGGACGATGCGACCCGCATCCTCAAGCTCAACTCCGGCGAGCTCGATGGCGCCGAGTTCATTCCCTATTCGCGCGTCGACGAGCTGAAGTCCGCCGGCAACCTGAACATGGAACTCTACCCTTCGACCCGCGTCCAGTACATCACGCTGAACACGCGGCCGCAGTTGAATGGTAAAGACAACCCGTTGTCGAACGCCAAGGTGCGCGAGGCAATGAACTATGCCGCCAACAAGGAAGCGATCATCCAGATCGTTACCCACGGCGTCGGCAAGCCGATGACCTCCTATATGTCATCAGCGACGCCGCTGCACACCGGCGACAAGCCGCTGTTCCCCTACGACATCGACAAGGCCAAGAGCCTGATGAAGGAAGCCGGCTTCGAAAGCGGCTTCTCGACGAGCCTGCTGGTTCTGGCCGGCAACCAGGATGAAATCGGCATCGCCACGGCCCTGCAGCAGATGTGGGCGCAGATCGGCATCAAGCTCGAGCTGCAGCAGGTCGACAATGCCAGCCGGACGGCGCAGTACCGGGCCGGCACGTTCGCGATGCGTGAATCTGCCTGGACCGACGATATCGCCGATCCGAACGAGATCACGTCCTACTTCGTCTACTCTCCGAATATCGGTGCGCTGCACACCGGCTGGAAGAGCGAAGAGGCCGACAAGCTGTTCGAGGCTTCCCAGAAGGAAATCGACGTGACCAAGCGTGCGGCCGACTATGCCCGCATCCAGGCGATCTACAACGCGGAAGGTCCGATCGTGCCGCTCTATGAGACGCCTTATCCGGTGGCGCTCAGCAAGAAGGTGCATGGCTTCCTGCAGATCCCGCTCGGCAACAACATCTTCACCAAGACCTGGCTCGATAAGTGA
- a CDS encoding ketopantoate reductase family protein — MSTPIVIWGAGAIGGTLGAAFIRAGHEVIFVDNAADHVSAINDRGLTIEGPIFEDTVKAKAYLPEQLEGVYERIYLCVKAHHTEAASHALVDHLASDGYVVSAQNGLNEQVIAPVVGIQRVIGCFVNFGADYLSPGVVHYSGRGAVVVGELDGKTTERIETIHRLLHEFDSKAILTDNIWGFLWGKLVYGALLFGTALTDDSIADVLANTRYRPVLTKLALEVGRVASANNIKPEAFNGFDPAAFSPTATAADTERSFDEMVAHNRTSLKSHSGIWRDLAVRKRKTEVDAQVQPVVDVGRSLGVPTPIATRLVEMIHEIEDGKRPLSLRNLDELESVA; from the coding sequence ATGAGCACGCCTATTGTCATCTGGGGTGCCGGCGCCATCGGGGGAACCTTGGGCGCCGCTTTCATCCGCGCCGGCCATGAGGTCATTTTCGTCGACAATGCCGCAGACCATGTGTCCGCCATAAACGACAGGGGCTTGACGATCGAAGGGCCGATTTTTGAGGATACCGTCAAGGCAAAGGCCTACCTCCCGGAGCAACTGGAGGGCGTCTACGAGCGCATCTATCTTTGCGTCAAGGCCCACCACACCGAGGCGGCGAGCCATGCGCTTGTGGATCATCTCGCCTCCGACGGTTACGTCGTTTCGGCACAGAACGGCCTCAACGAACAGGTCATCGCGCCGGTCGTCGGCATCCAGCGGGTGATCGGCTGCTTCGTCAATTTCGGTGCCGATTATCTGTCGCCGGGCGTGGTGCACTACAGCGGGCGCGGCGCGGTCGTGGTCGGGGAACTCGATGGCAAGACGACAGAGCGAATCGAAACAATCCACCGTCTGCTGCACGAATTCGATTCCAAGGCTATCCTTACCGACAATATCTGGGGCTTCCTGTGGGGCAAGCTGGTCTACGGCGCGCTGCTGTTCGGCACGGCGCTGACTGACGACAGCATCGCCGATGTGCTGGCCAATACGCGCTACCGGCCGGTGCTGACCAAGCTGGCGCTGGAAGTCGGCCGCGTCGCTAGCGCCAACAACATCAAGCCAGAGGCTTTCAACGGCTTCGATCCCGCCGCCTTCTCACCGACGGCAACCGCTGCCGACACCGAGCGGTCGTTCGACGAGATGGTGGCGCATAACCGCACCTCGCTGAAGTCCCATTCCGGCATCTGGCGGGACCTGGCGGTGCGCAAGCGCAAGACCGAGGTGGACGCACAGGTCCAGCCGGTGGTCGATGTCGGTCGCTCGCTCGGCGTCCCGACCCCGATCGCCACGCGGCTGGTGGAAATGATCCACGAGATCGAGGATGGCAAGCGTCCTCTTTCGCTGAGGAATCTCGACGAACTGGAGAGCGTGGCGTGA
- a CDS encoding carboxypeptidase M32 yields MSFAVFETEIARINDILCAVNLLTWDSRTMMPAGGVEARGQQIATLVGIARDMATGDELQRAIETARSELAGAPSDDLRLVAVEQAAASIAKLSRIPAKLVAASTTLKTLAQAAWVKARAANDFAGFAPVLERTMEMQREIAGALGYEEHPYDALVDTYEPGMRWSKLQTLYGQLQKSLIPLLAQAKEARVRSEILDRAYPVEKQREFSSLMATRLGYDFGRGRLDDAVHPFEISFTRSDVRITGRFRETWLPGGLFAVWHEAGHGLYEQGISEQFSRSTFTTDFVNLYAVGGASFGMHESQSRLLENRVGRSRRFWDLHFHELKAVFPEQLSDVSVDDFWRVINAARPSLIRVEADELTYDFHIMLRSEIEAGLIAGDTRVADLPEIWRDKVKSYLGLDVPTDTLGVLQDVHWSSGMVGSFPTYTVGNIMSSQLFSTARKEAAVEKGLESGDYMPLKSWLQHNVHQHGRSKSPGDILVAATGSDLSADAYIADLTAKVADLTA; encoded by the coding sequence ATGAGTTTTGCTGTGTTCGAAACCGAAATTGCCCGGATCAACGACATCCTCTGTGCGGTGAACCTGCTTACGTGGGATTCCCGCACGATGATGCCGGCTGGTGGTGTCGAAGCGCGCGGCCAGCAGATCGCCACGCTGGTTGGCATCGCCCGCGATATGGCGACAGGCGACGAATTGCAACGTGCCATCGAGACGGCGCGCTCGGAGCTAGCGGGGGCACCATCGGATGATCTGCGCCTCGTCGCTGTCGAGCAGGCGGCAGCGTCTATCGCCAAGCTGTCGCGCATTCCGGCAAAGCTCGTTGCTGCCTCGACCACCCTGAAGACGCTGGCCCAGGCGGCCTGGGTCAAGGCCCGTGCCGCCAACGATTTTGCAGGCTTCGCGCCCGTCCTCGAGCGCACCATGGAAATGCAACGAGAGATCGCCGGCGCGCTTGGCTACGAGGAGCACCCGTATGACGCTCTCGTCGATACCTACGAGCCCGGCATGCGCTGGTCGAAGCTGCAGACGCTTTACGGGCAGCTGCAGAAATCGCTGATCCCGCTGCTGGCGCAGGCGAAAGAGGCGCGGGTGCGCAGTGAAATCCTCGATCGCGCTTATCCTGTCGAGAAACAGCGTGAGTTTTCCAGCTTGATGGCTACGCGGCTCGGCTACGATTTCGGTCGCGGCCGGCTTGATGACGCCGTGCATCCGTTCGAAATATCCTTCACCCGCTCCGATGTCCGCATCACCGGCCGTTTCCGTGAAACTTGGCTGCCGGGCGGCCTGTTTGCGGTCTGGCACGAGGCCGGCCACGGTCTCTACGAGCAGGGCATCTCGGAGCAGTTTTCGCGCTCGACCTTCACCACGGATTTCGTCAATCTCTACGCCGTCGGCGGCGCCAGCTTCGGCATGCACGAATCCCAGTCGCGGCTGCTGGAAAACCGCGTCGGCCGCTCGCGCCGGTTCTGGGACCTGCACTTCCATGAACTCAAGGCCGTTTTCCCTGAGCAGCTGTCGGATGTCTCGGTCGATGATTTCTGGCGTGTGATCAATGCCGCCCGCCCGAGCCTCATCCGCGTCGAGGCCGACGAACTGACCTATGATTTCCACATCATGCTGCGCTCGGAAATTGAGGCCGGCCTGATTGCCGGCGACACCCGGGTTGCCGACCTGCCGGAAATCTGGCGCGACAAGGTAAAGTCCTATCTCGGTCTCGATGTCCCCACGGATACGCTAGGCGTGCTGCAGGACGTGCATTGGTCATCGGGCATGGTCGGCTCCTTCCCGACCTACACAGTTGGCAACATCATGTCTTCGCAGCTGTTTTCCACGGCGCGGAAGGAGGCTGCCGTCGAAAAAGGCCTGGAGAGCGGTGACTACATGCCGCTGAAATCGTGGCTCCAGCACAATGTCCATCAACACGGGCGCTCGAAAAGCCCGGGCGATATCCTGGTGGCGGCCACCGGCTCGGACCTGTCGGCAGATGCCTATATTGCAGACCTGACCGCCAAGGTCGCCGACCTCACGGCCTGA
- a CDS encoding GntR family transcriptional regulator gives MEFFIDRELPVPLRTQLHGLIEYGIACGELTPGETLPSVRELAEKIGVAPMTVSQVYADLKVAGLIDARPGSGTFVTESRQSRLAGRNDTANLHRQIEQLIDESHSLGIRATELVSMISSRIFYRDSIGPRMRIVMVGLFPEATASYARFIAARLGRGVTVEPLTISAIERETGAKARANSADLAITFANRHREVAGLLPNTKVVSISFTPSEETRLSLAALDSLASVAVVSRFPDFLPIMKSGVQRFAPHVGEIAAATLETTGLDELLCRSSVVIYASGAEGAVGRAPAGIQAIEYRHAPDTADIERVIVPIIRAAGVAQPPTEVPPAPVIVPAPIVQS, from the coding sequence ATGGAGTTCTTTATTGATCGCGAGTTGCCCGTCCCGCTGAGGACGCAACTCCACGGCCTCATCGAATATGGCATTGCCTGTGGCGAGCTGACGCCCGGAGAGACCTTGCCGTCCGTGCGCGAGCTTGCAGAGAAAATCGGCGTTGCGCCGATGACGGTGAGCCAGGTGTACGCCGACCTGAAGGTCGCCGGTCTGATCGACGCGCGACCGGGCTCGGGCACCTTTGTCACTGAAAGCCGCCAGTCGCGTCTTGCTGGGCGCAACGACACAGCCAACCTGCATCGCCAGATCGAACAGTTGATCGACGAAAGCCACTCGCTGGGCATCAGGGCGACGGAACTCGTGTCGATGATCAGTTCGCGCATCTTCTACCGAGACAGTATCGGCCCTCGGATGCGCATCGTCATGGTCGGGCTTTTTCCGGAGGCGACGGCGAGCTATGCACGTTTCATCGCAGCGCGGCTGGGCCGCGGCGTGACTGTCGAGCCGCTCACCATTTCTGCCATCGAGCGGGAGACGGGTGCCAAGGCACGCGCCAATTCTGCCGATCTTGCCATCACCTTTGCCAACCGACATCGGGAAGTCGCAGGCCTGCTGCCGAACACCAAGGTGGTTTCGATCAGCTTTACGCCGTCAGAGGAGACGCGCCTCTCCCTCGCCGCGCTGGATTCGCTGGCATCGGTTGCCGTGGTCTCCCGTTTTCCCGATTTCCTGCCGATCATGAAGAGCGGCGTGCAGCGCTTTGCGCCCCATGTCGGAGAGATCGCTGCGGCGACACTGGAAACGACGGGGCTAGATGAGCTCCTTTGCCGCTCCAGCGTCGTGATCTATGCCTCTGGTGCCGAGGGTGCCGTCGGCCGCGCGCCGGCCGGCATACAGGCAATCGAATACCGCCATGCACCCGATACCGCTGATATCGAGCGGGTCATCGTGCCCATCATCCGTGCCGCAGGCGTCGCGCAGCCGCCCACAGAAGTGCCGCCAGCCCCCGTCATCGTACCGGCGCCGATCGTTCAGAGCTAA
- a CDS encoding glutathione peroxidase: MPETLFDIPLKRADGRAATLNDYRGQVLLVVNVASKCGLTVQYEALEKLYEAKRDRGFTIAAFPANDFKEQEPGSDAEIMTFCQSTYDVQFPVFSKISVKGAAKHPLYKMLTASPVPTTGDGPMRERLKGYGVDTGAASDVLWNFEKFLIGRHGSVVARFAPDVTPDDPRLLSMLDEELAKSA; this comes from the coding sequence GTGCCCGAAACCCTGTTCGATATCCCGCTCAAGCGAGCAGACGGCCGTGCTGCAACACTGAACGACTACCGCGGACAGGTCTTGCTGGTCGTCAACGTCGCTTCGAAATGTGGCTTGACCGTCCAATACGAAGCGCTGGAAAAACTCTATGAGGCGAAGCGCGACCGTGGATTTACCATTGCGGCCTTTCCTGCCAATGATTTCAAGGAGCAGGAGCCGGGTTCGGACGCCGAGATCATGACCTTTTGCCAATCGACCTACGACGTGCAATTTCCGGTTTTCTCCAAGATCTCAGTCAAGGGCGCGGCCAAGCACCCGCTCTACAAAATGCTGACAGCCTCCCCCGTACCGACCACCGGCGATGGCCCGATGCGCGAAAGGCTGAAGGGCTACGGCGTCGATACGGGCGCCGCCAGCGACGTCCTCTGGAATTTCGAGAAATTCCTGATCGGCCGTCATGGTAGCGTCGTTGCGCGCTTTGCGCCGGATGTCACGCCGGACGATCCGCGCCTGCTCTCCATGCTCGACGAAGAACTGGCAAAAAGCGCCTGA
- a CDS encoding ABC transporter ATP-binding protein yields MPASDNSGLVVRGLTTTFDTARGTAIAAADVDFDVAPGEVVGLVGESGSGKSVTLRSVMRLIREPGKVTGRVEWGGRDLMAMSDEDLRRVRGSEIAMIFQEPMTALNPVLPVGLQIEENLSAHTGLDRRARRARALELMTIVGIPDAERRLNEYPHQFSGGMRQRAMIAIALACSPKLLLADEPTTALDVTIQDQILKLLLDLRDRLAMSVVLVTHDLGVVAATCDRMAVMYAGRIVETGTVLDVFAQPRHPYTRGLLGSVPRGRAVRTMLSSIDGTPPSLTDLPDGCAFHPRCSFATEQCRRERPPLAPVAPGRMAACFHHDRVAASEAIL; encoded by the coding sequence ATGCCGGCAAGCGACAACAGCGGCCTGGTCGTCCGTGGACTGACCACCACATTCGACACCGCGCGTGGCACGGCAATCGCGGCAGCCGATGTCGATTTCGATGTCGCTCCCGGCGAGGTCGTCGGTCTGGTCGGCGAATCCGGCTCAGGAAAGAGCGTGACGCTCCGCTCCGTCATGCGGCTGATCCGTGAGCCGGGCAAGGTGACGGGACGCGTCGAATGGGGCGGTCGCGACCTGATGGCTATGTCCGACGAAGATCTGCGACGGGTTCGCGGCAGCGAAATTGCCATGATTTTCCAGGAGCCAATGACCGCGCTCAATCCGGTGCTGCCGGTCGGCCTGCAGATCGAGGAGAACCTGAGCGCTCATACCGGCCTCGACCGCCGCGCGCGTCGTGCCCGGGCGCTGGAGTTGATGACCATCGTCGGCATCCCAGACGCCGAACGGCGGCTGAACGAATATCCCCACCAGTTTTCCGGCGGCATGCGCCAGCGGGCGATGATTGCCATCGCGCTCGCCTGTTCGCCGAAGTTGCTGCTTGCCGATGAGCCAACGACGGCGCTCGATGTGACGATCCAAGACCAGATCCTGAAACTGCTTCTCGACCTCCGCGACCGACTCGCCATGAGCGTCGTGCTGGTCACTCACGATCTCGGCGTCGTGGCAGCCACTTGTGACCGGATGGCTGTCATGTATGCCGGACGGATCGTCGAAACCGGCACCGTCCTCGATGTGTTTGCCCAGCCGCGCCATCCCTATACCCGCGGCCTTCTCGGCTCCGTGCCACGCGGCCGTGCGGTGCGCACCATGCTGTCTTCCATCGATGGTACGCCGCCGAGCCTCACGGACCTGCCCGACGGCTGTGCCTTTCATCCGCGCTGCAGCTTCGCCACGGAACAATGTCGACGCGAGCGGCCGCCTTTGGCACCGGTCGCGCCGGGCAGAATGGCCGCCTGCTTCCACCATGACCGGGTCGCGGCCTCGGAGGCTATCCTATGA